One stretch of Thermanaerosceptrum fracticalcis DNA includes these proteins:
- a CDS encoding glycerophosphodiester phosphodiesterase translates to MQNYVLAHRGWCGVAPENTMASFRMAVNDPTVDAIECDIQLSKDGEIVVIHDFTIDRTSNSTGLVRNYTYEELLQFDFGGWFSAEFKDEKIPLFKDLLELVDGEKRLVVEIKTTANLYPEIADKLLEAIKHYPKDRIMIESFDHSLMKNIKEKDSELCTGLIFHDNVTLLLEQMKYTRSNFASIYFGNITQQLVDELTAHNIEIILWTLNHEWQYDYIKQFKGTFYIASDYPGLAIKHMSSL, encoded by the coding sequence ATGCAAAACTATGTGCTAGCACACCGTGGATGGTGTGGTGTTGCCCCGGAAAACACTATGGCTTCTTTCCGGATGGCGGTTAATGATCCTACTGTAGATGCTATCGAGTGTGATATCCAGTTGTCTAAAGATGGGGAAATTGTCGTAATTCACGACTTTACTATCGACAGAACGTCTAACAGTACAGGTTTAGTAAGAAACTACACGTATGAAGAACTATTGCAATTTGATTTTGGCGGCTGGTTTTCTGCAGAATTTAAGGACGAAAAGATCCCTTTGTTTAAAGACCTACTAGAGCTAGTTGATGGGGAAAAGCGCCTGGTGGTAGAAATTAAAACAACTGCCAATCTTTACCCAGAAATTGCCGATAAGTTATTAGAAGCGATTAAACATTATCCGAAAGACAGGATCATGATCGAATCATTTGACCATTCCTTGATGAAAAACATTAAGGAAAAGGATTCTGAACTTTGCACAGGGCTAATTTTCCACGATAACGTAACACTGTTGCTGGAGCAAATGAAGTACACTCGAAGTAATTTTGCGTCCATCTATTTTGGTAATATCACGCAACAATTGGTCGATGAATTAACGGCTCACAATATTGAGATTATTTTATGGACACTGAATCATGAGTGGCAGTATGACTATATCAAACAGTTTAAAGGAACATTCTATATTGCCTCTGATTATCCAGGGCTTGCCATAAAACACATGTCATCATTGTAA